The Callospermophilus lateralis isolate mCalLat2 chromosome 15, mCalLat2.hap1, whole genome shotgun sequence genome window below encodes:
- the Oit3 gene encoding oncoprotein-induced transcript 3 protein, translated as MPQVLLFTCLFITVIPLWTLALDPCSAYISLNEPWRNTDHELDESQGPPLCDNHVDGEWYRFTGMAGDAMPTFCIPENHCGTHAPVWLNGSHPLEGDGIVQRQACASFKDNCCLWNTTVEVKACSGGYFVYRLAKPSVCFHVYCGHFYDICDEDCHGSCLDTSECTCSPGTMLGPDGQTCFDENECEHNNGGCSEICVNLKNSYRCECGTGRVLRKDGKTCEDIEGCHNNNGGCSHTCLGLEKGYQCECPRGLVLSEDNHTCQVPVLCKSSAIEVSVPRELVGGLELFLTNTSCRGVSNGTHVNIVFSLKTCGTVVDVVNDKIVASNLVTGLPKQTPGSSGDIIIRTSKLLIPVTCEFPRLYTISEGYVPNLRNSPLEIMSRNHGIFPFTLEIFKDNEFEEPYREALPTLKLRDSLYFGIEPLVHVSGLESLVESCFATPTAKVDEILKYYLIQDGCVSDDSVKQYSSRDHLAKHFQVPVFKFVGKDHKEVFLHCRVLVCGMLDQRSRCAQGCHRRVRRSAEEGEDLEGLQSHVLTGGPISIDWED; from the exons ATGCCTCAGGTCCTGCTGTTCACCTGCCTCTTCATCACTGTCATCCCGCTGTGGACCCTGG CCCTAGATCCTTGTTCCGCTTACATCAGTCTGAATGAGCCCTGGAGGAACACAGACCATGAGCTTGATGAGTCTCAAGGGCCACCTCTGTGTGACAACCACGTGGATGGGGAGTGGTACCGCTTCACGGGCATGGCAGGGGATGCCATGCCCACCTTCTGCATACCAGAAAACCACTGTGGGACCCACGCGCCTGTCTGGCTCAATGGGAGCCACCCCCTAGAAGGCGACGGCATTGTGCAACGCCAGGCCTGTGCCAGCTTCAAAGACAACTGCTGCCTGTGGAACACCACGGTGGAGGTCAAGGCTTGCTCCGGAGGCTACTTTGTGTACCGTCTGGCCAAGCCCAGCGTCTGCTTCCACGTCTACTGTGGGC ATTTTTATGACATCTGTGATGAGGACTGCCATGGCAGCTGCTTGGACACCAGCGAGTGCACATGCTCCCCTGGAACCATGCTGGGCCCTGATGGCCAGACGTGCTTTG ATGAAAATGAATGTGAGCACAACAATGGTGGCTGCAGTGAGATCTGCGTgaacctcaaaaactcctatcgcTGTGAGTGCGGGACTGGCCGCGTGCTAAGAAAGGACGGCAAGACTTGCGAAG ACATTGAAGGATGCCATAATAACAATGGTGGCTGCAGCCATACTTGCCTTGGGTTGGAGAAAGGCTACCAGTGCGAATGTCCCCGGGGCTTGGTGCTATCTGAGGACAACCACACTTGCCAAG TCCCCGTGTTGTGCAAGTCGAGTGCCATTGAAGTGAGTGTCCCTAGGGAGCTGGTCGGTGGCCTGGAGCTCTTCCTGACCAACACCTCCTGCCGAGGAGTGTCCAATGGCACCCACGTCAACATCGTCTTCTCCCTCAAGACATGTGGCACCGTGGTCGAT GTGGTGAATGACAAAATCGTGGCCAGCAACCTGGTGACAGGTCTACCCAAGCAGACCCCAGGGAGCAGTGGGGACATCATCATACGGACCAGCAAACTGCTGATCCCGGTGACCTGCGAGTTTCCCCGCCTGTACACCATTTCTGAAGGATACGTTCCCAACCTTCGGAACTCCCCCCTGGAAATCATGAGCCGGAATCACGGCATCTTCCCGTTCACCCTGGAGATCTTCAAGGACAATGAGTTTGAAGAGCCCTACCGGGAAGCTCTGCCCACCCTCAAACTTCGCGACTCCCTCTACTTTGGCATCGAGCCCCTGGTGCACGTGAGCGGCCTGGAGAGCCTGGTGGAGAGCTGCTTTGCCACCCCCACGGCCAAGGTCGACGAGATCCTCAAGTACTACCTGATCCAGGACGG CTGCGTGTCTGATGACTCGGTGAAGCAGTACTCATCCCGGGATCACCTCGCCAAGCACTTCCAGGTCCCCGTCTTCAAGTTTGTGGGCAAAGACCACAAG GAAGTGTTTCTGCACTGCCGGGTTCTTGTCTGTGGGATGTTGGACCAGCGTTCCCGTTGTGCCCAGGGTTGCCACCGGCGAGTGCGGCGTTCGGCAGAGGAAGGAGAGGACTTGGAGGGCCTGCAGAGCCATGTGCTTACTGGTGGCCCGATCAGCATCGACTGGGAGGACTAG